In Asanoa sp. WMMD1127, one genomic interval encodes:
- a CDS encoding cytidine deaminase: MEFEELIAAALAVVAPRRLQGRLVGDVGAALLTADGNRFVGVCIDTPCGTGFCAEASAIAAMVTAGEERIARIVAVWRDDQDRIYVLPPCGRCREFIRQLDPANLDTEVVLGSDRWAPLRDLLPEHEWPSPIS; this comes from the coding sequence ATGGAGTTCGAGGAGCTGATCGCCGCCGCGTTGGCGGTGGTCGCGCCGCGACGGTTGCAGGGGCGGCTGGTCGGCGACGTGGGGGCGGCGTTGCTCACCGCCGACGGCAACCGCTTTGTCGGGGTCTGCATCGACACGCCTTGTGGCACCGGCTTCTGCGCCGAGGCGAGCGCGATCGCCGCGATGGTGACGGCGGGGGAGGAGCGGATCGCGCGCATCGTGGCGGTCTGGCGTGACGACCAGGACCGGATCTACGTGCTGCCGCCGTGTGGCCGCTGCCGCGAGTTCATCCGGCAGCTGGATCCGGCCAACCTGGACACCGAGGTGGTGCTGGGCAGCGACCGCTGGGCGCCGCTGCGCGACCTGCTGCCCGAGCACGAGTGGCCGTCACCGATCAGTTGA
- a CDS encoding MmcQ/YjbR family DNA-binding protein: protein MTRDDLVAYCLAKPGAWPDEPWEGDQVAKVGSKIFAFLGAGPPPTVGLKCGANREMADEWLARYPEQAKVMAYIGRSGWNTLTVGTGIPDDEILEAIDASYEAVVAKLPKRERPAS, encoded by the coding sequence ATGACCCGGGACGACCTCGTCGCCTACTGCCTGGCCAAGCCGGGCGCGTGGCCCGACGAGCCGTGGGAGGGCGACCAGGTCGCCAAGGTCGGCAGCAAGATCTTCGCCTTCCTGGGCGCCGGGCCCCCGCCGACCGTCGGGCTGAAATGCGGCGCCAACCGGGAGATGGCCGACGAGTGGCTCGCCCGCTATCCGGAGCAGGCGAAGGTGATGGCCTACATCGGACGGTCAGGTTGGAACACGCTCACCGTCGGCACCGGCATCCCCGACGACGAGATCCTGGAGGCGATCGACGCCTCCTACGAGGCCGTCGTGGCCAAGCTCCCCAAGCGCGAGCGCCCGGCCAGCTGA
- a CDS encoding sugar ABC transporter substrate-binding protein: MLPIRFRRLAAAAAVAVVGLGALAACGDGGDDEATAGPVKLRFLSLAWQKESLQANKDLVAKWNAEHPDIQVEYVQGDWNSVHDQLLTSFEGGDAPDIVHYEASSIGEFSKQGYLADLKDLIPGDLKGQIDQGVWDTVTFDGQVTGVPFLLESQVVIANKKLLDAAGVAVPPADGGWTWDEFQANAQKLTKSGQYGVAWALKSPTNRVLNLALNYDGKFFYDNGGRTEVRIGDAEKEVPKRIHDMIYTTRTASPEALGMSGADTLPGFFGGKYAMLPGSVSLRQQMVEQAPKDFEWVTLPPIKGLSSNQAANPQTLSVSADSKHKEQAAQFISYFLNPANMAALAKGDWLVPTGKQANEELVKLTKGEQGWDVAADSAADLTVAPFQMADGYPEWKTKYATPALQQYFANKITLDQLASQLVDGGKQVLR, translated from the coding sequence ATGCTCCCCATCCGGTTCCGTCGACTGGCCGCGGCTGCCGCGGTCGCGGTCGTCGGTCTCGGCGCGCTCGCCGCGTGCGGTGACGGCGGCGACGACGAGGCCACGGCCGGCCCGGTCAAGCTGCGCTTCCTCAGCCTCGCCTGGCAGAAGGAGTCGCTGCAGGCCAACAAGGACCTGGTCGCCAAGTGGAACGCCGAACACCCCGACATCCAGGTCGAGTACGTGCAGGGCGACTGGAACTCGGTGCACGACCAGCTGCTGACCTCGTTCGAGGGCGGCGACGCGCCGGACATCGTGCACTACGAGGCGTCGTCGATCGGCGAGTTCAGCAAGCAGGGCTACCTGGCCGACCTCAAGGACCTGATCCCGGGTGACCTCAAGGGCCAGATCGACCAGGGCGTCTGGGACACCGTCACGTTCGACGGCCAGGTCACCGGCGTCCCGTTCCTGCTCGAGTCGCAGGTCGTCATCGCCAACAAGAAGCTGCTCGACGCCGCCGGCGTGGCGGTGCCCCCGGCCGACGGCGGCTGGACCTGGGACGAGTTCCAGGCCAATGCCCAGAAGCTGACCAAGTCCGGCCAGTACGGCGTGGCGTGGGCGCTCAAGTCGCCGACCAACCGGGTGCTGAACCTGGCGCTCAACTACGACGGCAAGTTCTTCTACGACAACGGCGGGCGTACCGAGGTGCGGATCGGCGACGCGGAGAAGGAGGTGCCGAAGCGGATCCACGACATGATCTACACGACCAGGACGGCCTCGCCCGAGGCGCTGGGCATGAGCGGCGCCGACACGCTGCCGGGCTTCTTCGGCGGCAAGTACGCGATGCTGCCCGGCTCGGTCTCGCTGCGCCAGCAGATGGTCGAGCAGGCCCCGAAGGACTTCGAGTGGGTGACCCTGCCGCCGATCAAGGGACTGTCCAGCAACCAGGCGGCCAACCCGCAGACGCTGTCGGTGTCGGCGGACTCCAAGCACAAGGAGCAGGCCGCGCAGTTCATCTCGTACTTCCTCAACCCCGCCAACATGGCCGCGCTGGCCAAGGGTGACTGGCTGGTGCCGACCGGCAAGCAGGCCAACGAGGAGCTGGTCAAGCTGACCAAGGGCGAGCAGGGCTGGGACGTGGCCGCCGACAGCGCCGCCGACCTGACCGTCGCACCGTTCCAGATGGCCGACGGTTACCCGGAGTGGAAGACCAAGTACGCCACCCCGGCCCTCCAGCAGTACTTCGCCAACAAGATCACCCTGGACCAGCTCGCGAGCCAGCTGGTCGACGGTGGCAAGCAGGTTCTGAGGTAA
- a CDS encoding carbohydrate ABC transporter permease codes for MLGKPSRTGRALQYLALAAYLIFLGFPLVWLLSTAFKPPRELTQLHPTLIPSNPTAQNFVQAFTEQELGRAAWNSLQVSLAAAVLTVLVAMPASYALARFRSKLATVALGWVLLSQLFPFVLLIIPIFLVLRQAGLANSHAGLVLIYVVWALPFALWMLQGFVRNIPRELEEAASVDGAGRVQILRRVVFPLLAPGLVATALFAFISAWNEFFFALVLIKTPELQTLPVALARFVGIEGTARLGPLAAGSLLATLPSLIFFAFMQRRLSSGSLAGAVKG; via the coding sequence ATGTTGGGCAAGCCGAGCCGCACCGGTCGGGCGTTGCAGTACCTGGCCCTCGCCGCCTACCTGATCTTCCTCGGGTTTCCGCTGGTCTGGCTGCTGTCGACGGCGTTCAAGCCGCCGCGCGAGCTGACGCAGCTGCACCCGACGCTGATCCCGAGCAACCCCACGGCGCAGAACTTCGTGCAGGCCTTCACCGAGCAGGAGCTCGGCCGGGCGGCGTGGAACAGCCTGCAGGTCTCGCTCGCCGCCGCGGTGCTGACGGTGCTGGTCGCCATGCCCGCGTCGTACGCCCTCGCCCGCTTCCGTTCCAAGCTGGCCACCGTCGCGCTGGGTTGGGTGCTGCTCTCCCAGCTGTTCCCGTTCGTACTGCTGATCATCCCGATCTTCCTCGTGCTGCGGCAGGCCGGCCTGGCCAACTCGCACGCCGGCCTGGTGCTGATCTACGTCGTGTGGGCGCTGCCGTTCGCGCTCTGGATGCTGCAGGGCTTCGTGCGCAACATCCCGCGCGAGCTGGAGGAGGCGGCCTCGGTCGACGGCGCGGGCCGGGTGCAGATCCTCCGTCGCGTGGTCTTCCCGCTGCTGGCGCCCGGCCTGGTGGCGACCGCGCTGTTCGCGTTCATCTCCGCCTGGAACGAGTTCTTCTTCGCGCTCGTGCTCATCAAGACGCCCGAACTGCAGACGCTGCCCGTGGCGCTGGCCCGGTTCGTCGGCATCGAGGGCACCGCCCGACTCGGGCCGCTGGCCGCCGGTTCGCTGCTGGCCACGCTGCCCAGCCTGATCTTCTTCGCGTTCATGCAACGCCGGCTCTCGTCCGGGTCGCTCGCCGGCGCGGTCAAGGGCTGA
- a CDS encoding ADP-ribosylglycohydrolase family protein, translating into MSLLLDTSVGCLVGAAVGDALGGATETALPEQIRARFGGWVEGIVPPYHADWATARPLAPYHKGDGHITDDTLMTHALVRAYAAKRDHLDAYDVADLLVPDLIERVVHIPDLERDGVTFHRLAAAERWLVTRLHHAHVDPREAGVGNIVNCGAAMYMAPVGIVNAGDPAGAYAEAVEITGAHQHSYGREAAAVFAAAVAAAAAPGASVDDVVAAALDLARDGTRAALDAVVKEARGQSDWRSAIPALRAAVAPFDTVGEDYRSPGLGARRPSRLHAIEELPVAIGMLVVAGGAFREAVLGSVNYGRDADSTATMAGAIAGALGGAAAVPAAWAAGVAGASKTDLEAPARELAAVAAEVFERDRDRFARRAERFAELAR; encoded by the coding sequence ATGTCACTCTTGCTCGACACATCGGTCGGTTGCCTCGTCGGCGCCGCGGTCGGGGACGCCCTCGGTGGCGCCACCGAAACCGCGCTGCCGGAGCAGATCCGAGCCCGGTTCGGTGGCTGGGTCGAGGGCATCGTGCCCCCGTACCACGCCGACTGGGCCACCGCGCGGCCATTGGCGCCGTACCACAAGGGCGACGGGCACATCACCGACGACACGTTGATGACCCATGCCCTGGTACGCGCGTACGCGGCCAAACGGGACCACCTCGACGCGTACGACGTGGCGGATCTGCTGGTGCCCGATCTGATCGAGCGGGTGGTGCACATCCCCGACCTCGAGCGGGACGGGGTGACCTTCCATCGCCTGGCGGCCGCCGAGCGGTGGCTGGTCACCCGCCTGCACCACGCCCACGTGGACCCGCGCGAGGCCGGGGTCGGCAACATCGTCAACTGCGGCGCGGCCATGTACATGGCGCCGGTCGGCATCGTCAACGCGGGCGACCCGGCCGGCGCGTACGCCGAGGCCGTCGAGATCACCGGCGCGCACCAGCACAGCTACGGGCGGGAGGCCGCGGCGGTGTTCGCCGCCGCGGTCGCCGCGGCCGCCGCGCCGGGCGCTTCCGTCGATGATGTCGTGGCCGCAGCCCTGGATCTGGCCCGCGACGGCACGCGGGCGGCGCTCGACGCCGTGGTGAAGGAGGCCCGGGGGCAGTCCGACTGGCGCTCGGCGATCCCGGCGCTGCGGGCGGCGGTGGCGCCGTTCGACACGGTCGGGGAGGACTACCGCAGCCCGGGTCTGGGCGCGCGGCGGCCGAGCCGGTTGCACGCCATCGAGGAGTTGCCGGTCGCGATCGGCATGCTCGTGGTGGCCGGCGGGGCGTTCCGCGAGGCGGTGCTGGGCTCGGTCAACTACGGCCGCGACGCGGACTCCACCGCGACGATGGCCGGCGCGATCGCGGGGGCGCTGGGGGGCGCGGCCGCGGTGCCGGCCGCGTGGGCCGCCGGGGTCGCCGGCGCGTCGAAGACGGACCTGGAGGCGCCGGCACGGGAGCTGGCGGCGGTGGCCGCGGAGGTGTTCGAGCG
- a CDS encoding LacI family DNA-binding transcriptional regulator: protein MGRKRLQEPTDGRPTVHTVAARAGVSIASASRVLNGVGGSPETVRKVRAAAAEVGYVPNAIARSLQSQRTELIALAVEDIGNPVYVSMMRAIEAVVAGSGRQLLVHATGGRIDNETTLLRRLAHRYVDGMIISPIRVTADHLAAVTDSPVPVVVIGQLAEDAPVDNVRTDSRGGIALAVDHLVATGRRRIGFVNGPLDTVPGAARDAGFRTALAKHGITLDENLVEVGDFQYAAGREATERLLARAEPDALVCANDLIAVGALHTLLAQGRRVPTDVALVGMDDTELARMMFPQLSSVSLGSAERGRRAAELLLQRIADPALPPRRAQVAPSLSVRASSAAPTTAPTAPTAPPATNAAPTAPPAPTATTAAPTAPVPTQPFREGVTP from the coding sequence GTGGGTCGTAAACGTTTACAGGAGCCCACCGACGGCCGGCCGACGGTGCATACGGTCGCTGCTCGGGCCGGTGTCTCCATCGCCTCCGCGTCGCGCGTGCTCAACGGGGTCGGGGGCAGCCCGGAGACCGTGCGCAAGGTGCGGGCGGCGGCCGCCGAGGTCGGTTACGTGCCCAACGCGATCGCGCGGTCGCTCCAGTCCCAGCGCACCGAGCTCATCGCGCTCGCGGTCGAGGACATCGGGAACCCGGTCTACGTCTCGATGATGCGGGCCATCGAGGCCGTGGTCGCCGGCTCGGGCCGCCAGCTCCTGGTGCACGCCACCGGCGGCCGGATCGACAACGAGACCACCCTGCTGCGCCGACTCGCGCACCGCTACGTGGACGGCATGATCATCTCGCCGATCCGCGTCACCGCCGACCACCTCGCGGCCGTGACCGACAGCCCGGTGCCGGTCGTCGTGATCGGCCAGCTCGCCGAGGACGCGCCGGTCGACAACGTCCGCACCGACTCGCGCGGCGGCATCGCCCTCGCCGTCGACCACCTCGTCGCCACCGGTCGCCGCCGGATCGGCTTCGTCAACGGCCCCCTCGACACCGTCCCCGGCGCCGCCAGGGACGCCGGATTCCGCACGGCGCTCGCGAAGCACGGCATCACCCTCGACGAGAACCTGGTCGAGGTCGGCGACTTCCAGTACGCGGCCGGCCGCGAGGCCACCGAGCGGCTCCTCGCCCGCGCCGAGCCCGACGCCCTCGTCTGCGCCAACGACCTCATCGCGGTCGGCGCCCTGCACACGCTGCTCGCCCAGGGCCGCCGCGTGCCGACCGACGTGGCGCTGGTCGGCATGGACGACACCGAGCTCGCCCGGATGATGTTCCCCCAGCTTTCCAGCGTCTCCCTCGGCTCGGCCGAGCGCGGTCGCCGCGCCGCCGAGCTCCTCCTGCAACGCATCGCGGACCCGGCCCTGCCGCCCCGCCGCGCCCAGGTCGCACCCAGCCTCTCGGTCCGCGCCTCCAGCGCCGCGCCAACCACGGCGCCGACCGCGCCAACCGCGCCGCCCGCGACGAACGCCGCGCCAACCGCGCCGCCCGCGCCGACCGCGACGACCGCCGCGCCAACCGCGCCGGTCCCCACCCAACCGTTCCGCGAAGGGGTGACGCCATGA
- a CDS encoding MFS transporter translates to MTPVTLTATARDRRPAWSNPDFRRLWRGSAASTLGSEIAELALPLFALVTLSASAAEASTLRVAQFLPFLLATLPAGLLVDRLRRVRLRLMIGADLGRALLIALIPIAAWAGVASMPGLYVVVFVAAVLTVVFQVADFALLPAIVTADQLVDANGKLSATQSASEIGGRGIGGLLVQFLTAPAALVLNALGYLVSALSLSRITLPAPGADGLRRASGADELRPAPGADGLPPAAGGGEPPSAPGRAEPRRARREGLAGVGVLLRHRYVRPLAGEAATFNLFNEAFVLGLMLYAVRDAHLSPIAIGAVFTAGGVGSFLGAWFGARFTTRFGYGRVLLVTLILGNGAPLGVLLAGHAGAGLLPLFCAVFVVMGVGIGIANVHAVSLRQAAVPAELRGRVNAAYRLISWGAVPVGAALGGVVATQAGPFAAMAVGAVGISLATLWVAFSRVPALAGIHEAERFEGATAG, encoded by the coding sequence ATGACACCGGTTACGTTGACCGCGACCGCGCGTGATCGGCGGCCGGCCTGGTCCAATCCCGACTTCCGCCGGCTCTGGCGCGGTTCGGCCGCCTCGACCCTCGGCAGCGAGATCGCCGAGCTCGCGTTGCCGCTCTTCGCGCTCGTCACCCTCTCCGCCTCGGCGGCGGAGGCGAGCACCCTGCGGGTCGCCCAGTTCCTGCCGTTCCTGTTGGCCACGCTTCCGGCCGGTCTGCTGGTCGACCGGCTCCGCCGGGTCCGCCTACGCCTGATGATCGGCGCCGACCTGGGCCGGGCCCTGCTGATCGCGCTCATCCCGATCGCCGCCTGGGCCGGCGTCGCGAGCATGCCCGGCCTCTACGTCGTCGTCTTCGTCGCGGCCGTGCTCACGGTCGTCTTCCAGGTCGCCGACTTCGCGCTGCTGCCCGCGATCGTCACCGCCGACCAGCTGGTCGACGCCAACGGCAAGCTGTCCGCCACCCAGTCCGCCAGCGAGATCGGCGGCCGCGGCATCGGCGGCCTGCTGGTCCAGTTCCTCACGGCGCCGGCGGCGCTGGTGCTCAACGCGCTGGGCTACCTGGTCTCGGCGCTGTCCCTGAGCCGGATCACCCTGCCCGCACCGGGCGCCGACGGGCTGCGGCGCGCATCGGGTGCCGACGAGCTGCGGCCCGCGCCGGGTGCCGACGGGCTGCCGCCCGCAGCGGGCGGCGGGGAACCGCCGTCCGCGCCAGGTCGTGCGGAACCGCGACGTGCCCGGCGCGAGGGACTGGCCGGCGTCGGTGTCCTGCTGCGCCACCGCTACGTGCGCCCCCTGGCCGGCGAGGCGGCGACGTTCAACCTGTTCAACGAGGCCTTCGTGCTCGGCCTGATGCTCTACGCGGTGCGCGACGCCCACCTCAGCCCGATCGCGATCGGCGCGGTCTTCACCGCCGGCGGTGTCGGCTCATTCCTCGGCGCCTGGTTCGGTGCGCGCTTCACCACCCGCTTCGGCTACGGCCGGGTGCTGCTGGTCACCCTGATCCTCGGCAACGGCGCGCCGCTCGGGGTGCTGCTTGCGGGTCACGCCGGCGCCGGCCTGCTGCCCCTGTTCTGCGCCGTCTTCGTCGTGATGGGCGTCGGCATCGGCATCGCCAACGTGCACGCGGTCAGCCTGCGCCAGGCGGCGGTGCCGGCGGAGCTGCGCGGTCGGGTCAACGCCGCGTACCGCCTGATCTCGTGGGGCGCCGTGCCCGTCGGCGCGGCTCTCGGCGGTGTGGTCGCGACGCAGGCCGGCCCGTTCGCGGCCATGGCGGTCGGCGCGGTCGGCATCTCCCTGGCGACGCTGTGGGTCGCGTTCTCCCGGGTGCCGGCGCTGGCCGGCATCCACGAGGCCGAAAGGTTCGAAGGGGCTACCGCGGGGTAA
- a CDS encoding CGNR zinc finger domain-containing protein, with product MSGDNPMAAPGRLELVRRFVNTRDIEAGTDSVADAAGLRAWLMDAGLWRGSAGVRPGELERAHRLREALRSAAAANHDRSPVPDPALAVLDEVARRARVTLSFTKDHAWRAESRATGADGALGEIVIRVTESMTAGTWSRLKVCANDACGWAYFDSSRAGTGKWCTMRLCGNRAKQQAWRDRRAAPPATRTAASSGPGETGVRRHRRPSG from the coding sequence ATGTCCGGCGACAACCCGATGGCCGCGCCCGGCCGGCTCGAGCTGGTCCGCCGGTTCGTCAACACGCGCGACATCGAGGCCGGCACCGACTCGGTCGCCGACGCGGCGGGTTTGCGGGCCTGGCTGATGGACGCCGGCCTGTGGCGGGGTTCCGCCGGTGTGCGCCCCGGCGAGCTGGAAAGGGCCCACCGCCTCCGTGAGGCGCTGCGCTCGGCGGCCGCCGCCAACCACGACCGCTCCCCCGTCCCTGACCCGGCGCTCGCGGTGCTCGACGAGGTGGCCCGCCGGGCCCGGGTGACGCTGTCGTTCACGAAGGACCACGCCTGGCGCGCCGAGTCCCGGGCGACGGGCGCCGACGGCGCGCTCGGCGAGATCGTGATCCGGGTGACCGAGTCGATGACCGCCGGCACCTGGTCCCGGCTCAAGGTCTGCGCCAACGACGCCTGCGGCTGGGCCTACTTCGACTCGTCCCGCGCCGGCACCGGCAAGTGGTGCACGATGCGGTTGTGCGGCAACCGCGCCAAGCAGCAGGCCTGGCGCGACCGGCGTGCGGCCCCACCGGCGACCCGAACCGCGGCAAGCAGCGGGCCTGGCGAGACCGGCGTGCGGCGCCACCGACGGCCCAGCGGTTAA
- a CDS encoding sugar ABC transporter permease has protein sequence MTMLDERPTVDRPGRRRGAQARSDRTTIWLLLLPSLLPVLVLSVFPLLRGIYLGFTDARAGRNVDATFTGLDNYKELLSDELFWNSFKIGLLWAFGVTVLQFVLALGLALLLNQQLRFRGVARVLAVVPWAMPPVVVGILWKLVYHPDAGLLNEFFHRVGADGLRTNWLGDFSTALPAVIIVGVWAGMPQTTVVLLAGLQGVARELHEAAAVDGASAWHRFRHVTLPALMPVIVAITSLDFIWNFNSFGLVYVLTAGGPGGKTMLPMLFAYEEAFRYGNYGYAAALGNVMVVIIVALLAVYLRRRLREAN, from the coding sequence ATGACGATGCTGGACGAGCGCCCGACCGTCGACCGCCCCGGCCGCCGCCGCGGCGCCCAGGCCCGATCCGACCGCACCACCATCTGGCTGCTGCTGCTCCCGTCGCTGCTGCCGGTCCTCGTGCTCTCGGTCTTCCCGCTCCTGCGCGGCATCTATCTCGGCTTCACCGACGCCCGCGCCGGCCGCAACGTCGACGCCACGTTCACCGGCCTCGACAACTACAAGGAGCTGCTCAGCGACGAGCTGTTCTGGAACTCCTTCAAGATCGGCCTTCTCTGGGCGTTCGGCGTGACCGTCCTCCAGTTCGTCCTCGCCCTGGGCCTCGCCCTGCTGCTCAACCAACAACTCCGCTTCCGCGGCGTGGCAAGGGTTCTCGCGGTCGTCCCGTGGGCCATGCCGCCGGTCGTGGTCGGCATCCTCTGGAAGCTCGTCTACCACCCCGACGCGGGCCTGCTCAACGAGTTCTTCCACCGCGTCGGCGCGGACGGCCTGCGCACCAACTGGCTCGGCGACTTCAGCACGGCCCTGCCCGCGGTCATCATCGTGGGCGTCTGGGCCGGCATGCCGCAGACGACCGTCGTACTCCTCGCCGGTCTGCAAGGCGTCGCGCGCGAGTTGCACGAGGCCGCCGCCGTCGACGGGGCCAGCGCCTGGCACCGCTTCCGGCACGTCACGCTGCCCGCGCTGATGCCGGTCATCGTGGCGATCACCTCGCTGGACTTCATCTGGAACTTCAACTCGTTCGGCCTGGTCTACGTGCTCACGGCGGGCGGTCCCGGCGGCAAGACCATGCTGCCGATGCTCTTCGCGTACGAGGAGGCGTTCCGCTACGGCAACTACGGCTACGCGGCGGCCCTCGGCAACGTGATGGTCGTGATCATCGTGGCGCTCCTCGCCGTCTATCTCCGTCGCCGGCTGCGGGAGGCGAACTGA
- a CDS encoding alpha/beta fold hydrolase, translating into MNTVRRCERGGLAYTSAGSGEPLVLVHGLGGSRETWRHLVETLALTHTVITPDLPGHGDSDAPAGDYSVGAHATAVRDLLVCLGLPSATIVGHSLGGGVALQFAYQFPERTQRLVLVSSGGLGQQCTPALRAATLPYAETVVAALSLLPPALTRRVLPAMPALIARQDAGAVADALHDLGDARRRRTFIRTARTVIDWRGQTVSAAGHLDLLAGIPVLMAWGSDDRTIPPEHHRAVAARNPAFHTAEIPGAGHYPHETAPELLLPAIHAFLRSTRPFRYSEASWRDALDQSALDQAA; encoded by the coding sequence ATGAACACGGTCCGGCGCTGTGAGCGGGGCGGTCTGGCCTACACGTCCGCCGGCAGCGGCGAGCCGCTCGTGCTGGTCCACGGCCTGGGTGGCAGCCGCGAGACGTGGCGCCACCTCGTCGAGACGCTGGCCCTGACGCATACGGTGATCACGCCTGACCTGCCCGGCCACGGCGACTCGGACGCGCCGGCGGGCGACTACTCGGTCGGGGCACACGCCACGGCGGTGCGGGACCTGCTGGTCTGCCTGGGGCTGCCGTCGGCCACGATCGTCGGCCACAGCCTGGGCGGCGGGGTCGCGCTGCAGTTCGCCTACCAATTCCCGGAGCGCACCCAACGGCTCGTTCTGGTCAGCAGCGGCGGCCTCGGCCAACAGTGCACGCCGGCGTTGCGGGCGGCGACCCTGCCGTACGCCGAGACCGTCGTGGCCGCCCTGTCGTTGCTGCCGCCGGCGCTGACCCGCCGCGTGCTGCCGGCGATGCCGGCCCTGATCGCCCGCCAGGACGCGGGCGCCGTGGCCGACGCCCTGCACGACCTCGGGGACGCGCGCCGCCGCCGCACCTTCATCCGGACCGCCCGCACGGTCATCGACTGGCGCGGCCAGACCGTCAGCGCGGCCGGCCACCTCGACCTGCTGGCCGGCATCCCGGTGCTGATGGCCTGGGGCAGCGACGACCGGACGATCCCGCCGGAGCACCACCGCGCCGTCGCGGCCCGCAATCCGGCGTTCCACACGGCGGAGATCCCGGGCGCGGGCCACTACCCGCACGAGACGGCGCCCGAGCTGCTGCTGCCCGCGATCCACGCCTTCCTGCGGTCGACCCGCCCGTTCCGCTACTCCGAGGCATCCTGGCGGGACGCCCTCGACCAGTCGGCGCTGGACCAGGCCGCCTGA